The genomic DNA GGTTCGCGACTGCCGGAAATGGGTTTGCCGCCCAGGCTCGGCAGGCGTGGCAACCTGCGCTGGACGCACGAGGGCATTCGCCCCCGCCCAGGCTCTCATGGCCATCATCGCAGCCGATCGGCGCAGCGTTCGCTCGTCAGCTCAATGCATGTATTCGACCATGCGGTCGTGGAAGCACTCGCATTTGTTGAGCGTATCTTCGTCCTTATAGTTCGTCTTGAGGTAGCCATAGGCCATGCCGCAGGCGACCTTGGCTTCCGAAGCCCAGACGAAGGCGGGGCGCGACGAGTTGATCCATTCCGGGCTGTTGGCGACGGCGATGGATTCGTCCATCAGCTTCACCACATGGTCCTTGAGCTCGACCATGTTGTCGGTCAGCACCAGGTCCGACGCGCCCACGGTGCGGCAATAGTTCACCGCCGGCTCGCCGATGATGTCGGCGGCAAAGCCCGTCGATCCAGCCAAGAGCAGCGCCGTGGCCGAAGCCAGAAGTCTTGCACCACGCTTCATGTAAGTCCCTCTCCAAATTGCGAATTCACGGTTCGCTAATGCATAGCACGGAACTTTGGCCGTGCACCATGCCTATACCGTTGTCGTTTGCGGCTGCGCGTGTATTCCGTCGTCGTAAAGGATGTTGATCGTGCCGGCCGCGGGATGGGGCGTCAGCGTCGCAACCTCGACGAAAGTGGCGCCGGCGCCCGCTCCGTCCGTGTCGACGCTGAGTGCGCCGGTGCCCGCATCATATTTCACGAAGTCGGTGACACTGGCACCACCGGTCTGGAACAGCGCCGTGAGGTCGATCTTGTCGCCGTCGGCGCCATTGTAGTCGGTGATCAGGTCCTTGATGCTCAGCTCGAGGTGATCGAGCTTGAACGTATCGGCGCCGGCGCCGCCAGTGAGCGTGTCATGGCCAAGGCCGCCGATCAGGAGATCGTTTCCGTCACCGCCGTTGAGCGTGTCGGCCCCTGCAAATCCCTGCAGGATGTCATCGCCGCCGTTGCCGTTCAGTATGTCGTCATTGGCAGTGCCCTGCATGGTCTCGGCATCCGCCGTGCCGGTATAGGTGACGCCGTTGACGACGTGAACGTCCAGCTGCTGCGCGGTCGAGGTATCGCCGTCAGCGTCCTTCACGGTGACATTGAAGGTCAGATCGGCATTTTGGGCCGTAGTCGTCGTGCTCACCAGTCCGATGTCGGAGATCTTAAACCCGAGATCATTGGTATCGGAGCTCAGGTTTTGGAATGTGGTGCTCGCTCCACCGGCACCGATGGCGCCATTGAGGTTGATGGCGGTTCCGGTGATGCCTTCATCGGTCGGAGTGATCTGTGCGCCCACCAGAACGTAGTGCTGACCCGCAGTGTTGTAGTCATTCGATTCGATGATCAATAGGCCATCATTGTTGTCGAGGCTTACACTTGAGTAAGCGCCGGGACCCGAGCCCGGGCCCTTGAAGATGTCGGCGTTCTCTACGTACATCGCCTTGGTTGTGTATAGGTTGGTCGTCGGATCGTAGAGTTTCAGGATGACGATGAAGTCTTCGGTATTGCCGATGCCGTCGAACTTCAGGAACATCGAGCTCACTTGGGCATCGGGAATCTGGTTTGTAAAACCGGTCGGGTTTGTGGTGAAGAAGTCCATGTCTATGACTTCTCCTTTGCCCATCGTGTCGCCAGCAACGCCGTTTGCCGTGCCGGAGATGGACACGTATGACGAAGCCTGCGTGATAAATTCTCCGTTTACGAAAGTCAGCGGATTACCGTCGATCGAACCGGCTTGCAGGTTGTCGTTTCCAGTGCCGGAACCAGGTTCCGAATAGCCGGTAAACTGGATAAAGAGGTTTGCATTGACCTGGGCCACCGCCACTTCCGGCTGGGTGTTGTCGATTGTCGAAGACCCCGGCTGGTAGCCGGTGATGGAAGAGGAATTGCTCACCGTGCTGATCGTCACCGCGGAGATCGGGTCGGCAAGATCGACGGTGTAGGTCCCCGCCACCTTGTCGAACGTGAGGGTGCCGGTTTCGTGAGTGGACACCCCGCCCGTCAGATAGTCGAAGCTGACGTTGAACACAGCCGTCGTCGCGGTCTCCGAAGCCCAGGTCACGGTCGGTGAGCTGATCGCGTTCCCTGCCACCGTGCCGGCCAATGTGATGGCGGCGAAGTCCGAATTGAGGCTGCTGTACGTCGTATGGGCGTCGGCTCCGACGGAGTAGTCGAACACGCCGGTGCCGCTGACGGTTCCGCTGTTGGCGAAATAGAGATCGGTCTTGTCGAGAACCGTCGGGCCGTCGTCGAGGAAGGTCAGGTTCTGGCCGATGTTGAGCGTGGCCGAGGAGCTGTCGCCGTCCTTGTCGGTGATGGTGGCCGTCAGCGTCACCAGATTGTCGGCCGACAGGCTGACCGGCTCGTTCGGGTTGCTCGTCGGATGGACGACCGCCCGCTGCTGGTCGAGCGTCACATTGCCCGATGCGTCGGTCGAGACCGTGAACACGATCGGGCCGCCGACACCGGCGCGGCCGACCACCTGGCCGTTCTCCAGGCTGAGCACGACCGCCTGGTTCGTCGCCGTGTCGACCAGTCCGGTCGCCCCGGCGTTGAAGCCCAGCGCGTAGGTGATGGTGCCGGGACCATCGGCGCCGTAGCTGGAGGTGAAGGCGCTGGCGAAGGCCTGCGTGTCGTTGACCGCAAGGTTGGTCTCGTCGACCGTCAGCGAGGCGCTCGTCCCCGGCGCCGAGATCGACGGGCCGTCATCGAGGAAGGTCAGGTTCTGGCCGATGTTGAGCGTGGCCGAGGAGCTGTCGCCGTCCTTGTCGGTGATGGTGGCCGTCAGCGTCACCAGATTGTCGGCCGACAGGCTGACCAGCTCGTTCGGGTTGCTCGTCGGATGGACGACCGCCCGCTGCTGGTCGAGCGTCACATTGCCCGACGCGTCGGTCGAGACCGTGAACACGATCGGGCCGCCGACACCGGCGCGGCCGACCACCTGGCCGTTCTCCAGGCTGAGCACGACCGCCTGGTTCGTCGCCGTGTCGACCAGTCCGGTCGCCCCGGCGTTGAAGCCCAGCGCGTAGGTGATGGTGCCGGGACCATCGGCGCCGTAGCTGGAGGTGAAGGCGCTGGCGAAGGCCTGCGTGTCGTTGACCGCAAGGTTGGTCTCGTCGACCGTCAGCGAGGCGCTCGCCCCCGGCGCCGAGATCGACGGGCCGTCATCGAGGAAGGTCAGGTTCTGGCCGATGTTGAGCGTGGCCGAGGAGCTGTCGCCGTCCTTGTCGGTGATGGTTGCCGTCAGCGTCACCAGATTGTCGGCCGACAGGCTGACCGGCTCGTTCGGGTTGCTCGTCGGATGGACGACCGCCCGCTGCTGGTCGAGCGTCACATTGCCCGACGCGTCGGTCGAGACCGTGAACACGATCGGGCCGCCGACACCGGCGCGGCCGACCACCTGGCCGTTCTCCAGGCTGAGCACGACCGCCTGGTTCGTCGCCGTGTCGACCAGTCCGGTCGCCCCGGCGTTGAAGCCCAGCGCGTAGGTGATGGTGCCGGGACCATCGGCGCCGTAGCTGGAGGTGAAGGCGCTGGCGAAGGCCTGCGTGTCGTTGACCGCAAGGTTGGTCTCGTCGACCGTCAGCGAGGCGCTCGCCCCCGGCGCCGAGATCGACGGGCCGTCATCGAGGAAGGTCAGGTTCTGGCCGATGTTGAGCGTGGCCGAGGAGCTGTCGCCGTCCTTGTCGGTGATGGTTGCCGTCAGCGTCACCAGATTGTCGGCCGACAGGCTGACCGGCTCGTTCGGGTTGCTCGTCGGATGGACGACCGCCCGCTGCTGGTCGAGCGTTACATTGCCCGATGCGTCGGTCGAGACCGTGAACACGATCGGGCCGCCGACACCGGCGCGGCCGACCACCTGGCCGTTCTCCAGGCTGAGCACGACCGCCTGGTTCGTCGCCGTGTCGACCAGTCCGGTCGCCCCGGCGTTGAAGCCCAGCGCGTAGGTGATGGTGCCGGGACCATCGGCGCCGTAGCTGGAGGTGAAGGCGCTGGCGAAGGCCTGCGTGTCGTTGACCGCAAGGTTGGTCTCGTCGACCGTCAGCGAGGCGCTCGCCCCCGGCGCCGAGATCGTCGGCGCATCGTCATTGAAGGTGATGGTCAGCGTGCCCGGCGCCGTCGAGCCGTCG from Mesorhizobium sp. M1E.F.Ca.ET.045.02.1.1 includes the following:
- a CDS encoding DUF5801 repeats-in-toxin domain-containing protein encodes the protein MTTSIEFDAVSDSRDEHSTVGEHPVTAGVQVAQAASGQAAGEPVPVDVGNGAPAQGAGNAQNAQAADKPAADADAPAANAPAGNAPAANAAASNAPHEYHAEAGNVVKLPANVSIDNIKVDGHNLVLVQPDGSEIVIKDGALNVPTFIIGDVEVPRVALIAALESSHVDVAFGADGSISAGGNAPGSAGGNFSVPPGGIGDGFDLTALLPPTALQFGLLDRRELFPSVLDKGISVVATSLLSPDEAASETGLNGGPSQSPGSDAPSNSETSSTGTITIDAPDGIGSIVINGVTVTGTGQQIQGQFGYITIVSFDPNTGVVEYNYTVTESVTHPEHTDGYDPNDTVPDNFSITVTDSDGDTASTTFAVAIIDDVPTAVADTDSVAAGQIGPATGNVLVGGTDAGDANTTDGVADTQGADGATVVGVVKGTTNADLDDTSTLGVQIQGAYGKLTLHADGSYTYVRDANTPGGVNDVFTYTIKDGDGDTSHTTLTISIGNSTPEITDLTPEANGGDVTVNEDDLLASRGSGESAGSDTSKESTTQGGTFTIHSPDGIASLNIGGHDFITNGVFTAGSFTTALGNTLEVTAYNAATGEVSYTYTLNDNEAHATGQDTNSLFENFDVTLTDLDGQSASSTLSVDIVDDVPTASAEASQNVAEGATITGTLDFVAGADGATVTHIDGTLLVFGQDGYSQAIDIGDGFIKVKADGSYSFTADNPVIGTGAASATYTVTDGDGDTSTAGLSFVVTDANHPTTGTTAASVDDDGLVGGNPASTIDDINANIGDADGPASSEASFSGTLGGSVGGDGAGANGFSFAGLNGTAGTVGQENVTYGWDSGTNTLTATTTSGDRIGTALFTVHVTDPATGAYTVTLLDNVLHAGGPNDENAVDPTTSLTYTITDADNSSTTGTLTITFDDDAPTASAEAPQNVAEGGTITGTLDFVAGADGATVTHIDGTLLVFGQDGYSQSIDIGDGFIKIKADGSYSFTADSSVAGTGAASATYTVTDGDGDTATAGISFVVTDANTPTSGSAAATVDDDGLAGANAASTTGDIDANAGEVPLSASEAIYNGTLGGSLGGDGAGTNGFSFATLDGTSGTVGQENVAYSWDSGTNTLTATTTSGDRIGTALFIVHVTDPATGAYTVTLLDNVLQAQGPNNENNATVNLGYVITDADGSTAPGTLTITFNDDAPTISAPGASASLTVDETNLAVNDTQAFASAFTSSYGADGPGTITYALGFNAGATGLVDTATNQAVVLSLENGQVVGRAGVGGPIVFTVSTDASGNVTLDQQRAVVHPTSNPNEPVSLSADNLVTLTATITDKDGDSSSATLNIGQNLTFLDDGPSISAPGASASLTVDETNLAVNDTQAFASAFTSSYGADGPGTITYALGFNAGATGLVDTATNQAVVLSLENGQVVGRAGVGGPIVFTVSTDASGNVTLDQQRAVVHPTSNPNEPVSLSADNLVTLTATITDKDGDSSSATLNIGQNLTFLDDGPSISAPGASASLTVDETNLAVNDTQAFASAFTSSYGADGPGTITYALGFNAGATGLVDTATNQAVVLSLENGQVVGRAGVGGPIVFTVSTDASGNVTLDQQRAVVHPTSNPNELVSLSADNLVTLTATITDKDGDSSSATLNIGQNLTFLDDGPSISAPGTSASLTVDETNLAVNDTQAFASAFTSSYGADGPGTITYALGFNAGATGLVDTATNQAVVLSLENGQVVGRAGVGGPIVFTVSTDASGNVTLDQQRAVVHPTSNPNEPVSLSADNLVTLTATITDKDGDSSSATLNIGQNLTFLDDGPTVLDKTDLYFANSGTVSGTGVFDYSVGADAHTTYSSLNSDFAAITLAGTVAGNAISSPTVTWASETATTAVFNVSFDYLTGGVSTHETGTLTFDKVAGTYTVDLADPISAVTISTVSNSSSITGYQPGSSTIDNTQPEVAVAQVNANLFIQFTGYSEPGSGTGNDNLQAGSIDGNPLTFVNGEFITQASSYVSISGTANGVAGDTMGKGEVIDMDFFTTNPTGFTNQIPDAQVSSMFLKFDGIGNTEDFIVILKLYDPTTNLYTTKAMYVENADIFKGPGSGPGAYSSVSLDNNDGLLIIESNDYNTAGQHYVLVGAQITPTDEGITGTAINLNGAIGAGGASTTFQNLSSDTNDLGFKISDIGLVSTTTTAQNADLTFNVTVKDADGDTSTAQQLDVHVVNGVTYTGTADAETMQGTANDDILNGNGGDDILQGFAGADTLNGGDGNDLLIGGLGHDTLTGGAGADTFKLDHLELSIKDLITDYNGADGDKIDLTALFQTGGASVTDFVKYDAGTGALSVDTDGAGAGATFVEVATLTPHPAAGTINILYDDGIHAQPQTTTV